The following coding sequences are from one Shumkonia mesophila window:
- the ccoN gene encoding cytochrome-c oxidase, cbb3-type subunit I, with the protein MSPATAGVAVQADVVSYEEDVIRKFVIAATFWAIVGLLMGVIIALQLAYPVLNPPLEWFTFGRLRPVHTSAVIFAFGGNVLIGTSFYSVQRTCRAGLFGGRDLANFVFWGYQMFIVLAASGYVLGITQSKEYAEPEWYVDLWLTIVWVAYLVAFAGTLFKRREPHIYVSNWFFLAFILTIAMLHIVNNLAVPVSWTGAKSYIVWAGVQDAMTQWWYGHNAVGFFLTAGFLGLMYYFIPKQAERPVYSYRLSIIHFWALIFLYIWAGPHHLHYTSLPDWAQTLGMTFSVMLWMPSWGGMINGIMTLSGAWHKLRTDPVLRFLVVSVGFYGMSTFEGPLMSIKAVNSLSHYTDWTIGHVHSGALGWVAFVSFGALYFLTPRLWNRPRLYSLQLVSYHFWICTIGIVVYISAMWISGIMQGLMWRSYDHLGFLQYSFLETVDAMHPYYVIRAFGGILFLLGSLIMVYNLWRTAQGRLRNEAAFGELPGAPGVAPAAAE; encoded by the coding sequence ATGAGTCCAGCGACCGCGGGCGTTGCCGTCCAGGCCGACGTCGTGTCCTATGAAGAGGACGTCATCCGCAAATTCGTGATCGCCGCCACCTTCTGGGCGATCGTCGGCCTGCTGATGGGAGTGATCATCGCCCTTCAGCTGGCCTATCCCGTCCTCAACCCGCCGCTCGAATGGTTCACTTTCGGGCGCCTGCGGCCGGTCCACACCTCGGCGGTCATCTTCGCCTTCGGCGGCAACGTGCTGATCGGCACCTCGTTCTATTCGGTGCAGCGCACCTGCCGGGCCGGCCTGTTCGGCGGCCGCGACCTCGCCAATTTCGTGTTCTGGGGCTACCAGATGTTCATCGTGCTGGCCGCTTCCGGCTATGTGCTGGGCATCACCCAGAGCAAGGAATACGCCGAGCCCGAATGGTACGTCGACCTGTGGCTGACCATCGTCTGGGTGGCTTACCTGGTGGCCTTCGCCGGCACGCTGTTCAAGCGCCGCGAGCCGCACATCTACGTCTCCAACTGGTTCTTCCTGGCCTTCATCCTGACCATCGCCATGCTGCACATCGTCAACAACCTGGCGGTGCCGGTGTCGTGGACCGGGGCCAAGAGCTACATCGTCTGGGCCGGCGTTCAGGACGCCATGACCCAGTGGTGGTACGGCCACAACGCGGTCGGCTTTTTCCTGACCGCCGGCTTCCTCGGCCTGATGTACTACTTCATCCCCAAGCAGGCGGAACGCCCGGTCTATTCCTACCGCCTTTCCATCATCCATTTCTGGGCGCTGATCTTCCTCTACATCTGGGCCGGGCCGCATCATCTGCACTACACGTCGCTGCCCGACTGGGCGCAGACGCTGGGCATGACCTTCTCGGTGATGCTGTGGATGCCCTCCTGGGGCGGCATGATCAACGGCATCATGACGTTGTCGGGCGCCTGGCACAAACTGCGCACCGATCCGGTGCTGCGCTTCCTGGTGGTGTCGGTCGGCTTTTACGGCATGAGCACCTTCGAGGGGCCGCTGATGTCGATCAAGGCGGTCAATTCCTTGAGCCACTACACCGACTGGACCATCGGCCACGTCCATTCCGGGGCGCTGGGCTGGGTCGCCTTCGTCAGCTTTGGCGCCCTTTACTTTCTGACGCCGCGCCTGTGGAACCGCCCGCGGCTCTACAGTTTGCAGTTGGTCTCCTACCACTTCTGGATCTGCACCATCGGCATCGTCGTCTACATCTCGGCGATGTGGATCTCGGGCATCATGCAGGGGCTGATGTGGCGCTCCTACGACCACCTGGGTTTCCTGCAGTATTCGTTCCTCGAAACGGTCGACGCCATGCACCCCTACTACGTGATCCGCGCCTTCGGCGGCATCCTGTTCCTGCTGGGCTCGCTGATCATGGTCTACAACCTGTGGCGCACCGCCCAGGGCCGGCTTCGCAATGAGGCCGCCTTCGGCGAACTGCCCGGCGCCCCGGGCGTCGCCCCGGCCGCCGCCGAGTGA
- the ccoO gene encoding cytochrome-c oxidase, cbb3-type subunit II, whose translation MNHKMFERNVVILAIAILITVSIGGLVQLVPLYTMEVTIEKVDGMRPYSPLELAGRNIYVREGCYLCHSQQIRPFRDEVERYGHYSLAAESMYDHPFQWGSKRTGPDLARVGGKYSNEWHVQHLAAPRSLVPESVMPGYAFLARNELHAGDIADHMKTLRVVGVPYADEQIANAKADLAAQAGAAAGDVEGLQERYAKAALGDFDGNPARVTEMDAVVAYLQMLGTLVDFTTFKPEYGRR comes from the coding sequence ATGAATCACAAGATGTTCGAGCGCAACGTCGTCATCCTGGCCATCGCCATCCTGATCACGGTGTCGATCGGCGGTCTGGTGCAGCTGGTCCCCCTCTATACCATGGAGGTGACCATCGAGAAGGTCGACGGCATGCGTCCCTATTCGCCGCTGGAACTGGCCGGGCGCAACATCTACGTCCGCGAGGGATGCTATCTGTGCCACAGCCAGCAGATCCGCCCCTTCCGCGACGAGGTGGAACGCTATGGCCACTACAGCCTGGCCGCCGAAAGCATGTACGACCACCCCTTCCAGTGGGGCTCCAAGCGCACCGGGCCAGACCTCGCCCGCGTCGGCGGTAAGTATTCCAACGAATGGCACGTCCAGCACCTGGCGGCGCCGCGCAGCCTGGTGCCGGAATCGGTAATGCCGGGCTATGCCTTCCTGGCCAGGAACGAACTGCATGCCGGCGACATCGCCGATCACATGAAGACGCTTCGTGTCGTCGGCGTGCCCTATGCCGACGAGCAGATCGCCAACGCCAAGGCCGACCTGGCGGCCCAGGCCGGCGCCGCCGCCGGCGACGTCGAGGGGCTGCAGGAGCGTTACGCCAAGGCGGCGTTGGGCGACTTCGACGGCAATCCCGCCCGCGTCACCGAGATGGACGCCGTGGTCGCCTATCTGCAGATGCTGGGCACGCTGGTCGACTTCACCACCTTCAAGCCCGAGTACGGGCGGCGTTAG
- a CDS encoding cbb3-type cytochrome oxidase subunit 3, with product MDIVALWDAVRPWWLVWLVILFGAIVFWALRPRNKRRFEEDAEIPFRDGRNGG from the coding sequence ATGGACATCGTCGCGCTCTGGGACGCCGTCCGGCCATGGTGGCTGGTGTGGCTGGTGATCCTGTTCGGCGCCATCGTGTTCTGGGCCCTGCGGCCCCGAAACAAGCGGCGCTTCGAGGAAGACGCGGAGATTCCCTTCAGGGATGGAAGGAATGGAGGCTGA
- the ccoP gene encoding cytochrome-c oxidase, cbb3-type subunit III — MADRETDVLTGTETTGHEWDGIKELNTPLPKWWLYTFYATIVWAFGYFVLYPAWPSLGGFTKGMLGYSSRAEIAETMDQVTAGRAAWAEKFANTPVEEIVADRELLDFAMAGGKAIFADNCQPCHGASGSGALSYPVLADDDWLWGGAIETIYATVQHGIRSADGDTRVSEMPRFGADNTLTPKEIATVADYVLSLSGTGKAPEEGATLFADNCAACHAEDGKGMAELGAPNLTDGIWLYGGGKAAVVAQVTAPRHGVMPAWGGRLNDVSIKQVSIYVHSLGGGQ; from the coding sequence ATGGCGGATCGGGAAACGGACGTCCTGACCGGTACCGAAACGACCGGCCACGAATGGGACGGCATCAAGGAGTTGAACACCCCCCTGCCGAAGTGGTGGCTTTACACCTTCTATGCGACCATCGTGTGGGCCTTCGGCTATTTCGTGCTCTATCCGGCGTGGCCCTCCCTCGGTGGCTTCACCAAGGGCATGCTGGGCTATTCGTCGCGGGCCGAGATCGCCGAAACCATGGATCAGGTAACGGCCGGCCGCGCCGCCTGGGCGGAAAAGTTCGCCAACACCCCGGTGGAGGAGATCGTCGCTGACCGCGAGCTTCTCGACTTCGCCATGGCCGGCGGCAAGGCCATCTTCGCCGACAACTGCCAGCCCTGCCACGGCGCGTCGGGGTCAGGCGCCCTCAGCTATCCGGTGCTGGCCGACGACGACTGGCTGTGGGGCGGTGCCATCGAGACCATCTACGCGACGGTTCAGCACGGCATCCGCTCGGCGGACGGGGATACCCGCGTCTCCGAGATGCCGCGTTTCGGCGCCGATAACACCCTGACGCCCAAGGAGATCGCCACGGTGGCCGACTACGTGCTGTCGCTGTCGGGCACCGGAAAGGCGCCCGAGGAGGGCGCCACGCTGTTCGCCGACAACTGCGCCGCCTGCCACGCCGAGGACGGCAAGGGAATGGCCGAACTGGGCGCCCCCAACCTGACCGACGGCATCTGGCTTTACGGCGGCGGCAAAGCCGCCGTCGTCGCCCAGGTGACGGCCCCCCGCCACGGGGTGATGCCGGCCTGGGGCGGCCGGCTCAACGACGTGTCGATCAAGCAGGTGTCCATTTACGTCCATTCGCTGGGCGGCGGCCAGTAA
- the ccoG gene encoding cytochrome c oxidase accessory protein CcoG, producing MTETAILPSRDKTAKAASTASPLYAAHEWVYSRSVKGPFRRLKWAVLGVLLGLYYLGPWLRWDRGPGAPDQALLIDMPARRAYLFAIEIWPQEIYYLTGLLILGAIGLFFVTALAGRVWCGFACPQTVWTDLFLWAERLIEGDRAARMRLDAAPLSVAKAARKALKHGVWLVISVATGGAWILYFEDAFTVTPRIFAGEASMTVYFFIGLFTATTYLLAGWAREQVCIYMCPWPRFQSAMFDEHSLIVTYEAWRGEPRGRARLGDTFAGRGHCVDCGLCHQVCPTGVDIRKGQQLACIGCALCVDACRGVMDRFGLPRGLITYDSIANQAARAAGLPRHLRLVRPRTLAYVAVLLAVAAVMAAALTTRARVDVSVLHDRAPLFVRLSDGAVSNGFTYKILNMERQPKTFRLELAGVAGARLKVVGVAADWVEAVDLPVAGDDIGTFRVLVRVEPDRLHGRSTGMVFRLKDQITGQTHNHEVAFSGPGAASSTAAGVP from the coding sequence ATGACCGAAACCGCAATCCTTCCCTCGCGGGACAAGACGGCGAAAGCGGCGTCCACGGCATCGCCGCTCTACGCTGCCCACGAGTGGGTCTATTCGCGCAGCGTCAAGGGTCCGTTCCGCCGCCTCAAGTGGGCGGTGCTGGGCGTGCTGCTCGGCCTCTACTACCTGGGCCCGTGGCTGCGCTGGGATCGCGGTCCCGGCGCCCCCGACCAGGCGCTGCTCATCGACATGCCGGCCAGGCGCGCCTACTTATTCGCCATCGAGATCTGGCCGCAGGAAATCTATTACCTGACCGGCCTCTTGATCCTGGGCGCCATCGGCCTTTTCTTCGTCACCGCGCTGGCCGGCCGCGTGTGGTGCGGCTTCGCCTGTCCGCAGACGGTGTGGACCGACCTGTTCCTGTGGGCCGAACGGCTGATCGAGGGCGACCGTGCGGCCCGCATGCGCCTCGACGCCGCCCCCCTGTCGGTGGCGAAGGCGGCCAGGAAAGCGCTGAAGCACGGGGTCTGGCTGGTCATTTCGGTGGCCACCGGCGGCGCCTGGATCCTTTACTTCGAAGACGCCTTCACGGTGACGCCCCGTATCTTCGCCGGCGAGGCGTCGATGACCGTCTATTTCTTCATCGGCCTGTTCACCGCCACCACCTACCTGCTGGCCGGCTGGGCGCGCGAGCAGGTGTGCATCTACATGTGCCCGTGGCCGCGCTTCCAAAGCGCCATGTTCGACGAGCACTCGCTGATCGTCACCTACGAGGCGTGGCGCGGCGAGCCGCGCGGCCGGGCCCGGCTGGGCGACACCTTCGCGGGCCGCGGCCATTGCGTCGACTGCGGGCTGTGCCATCAGGTGTGCCCCACCGGCGTCGACATCCGCAAGGGCCAGCAGTTGGCCTGCATCGGCTGCGCGCTGTGCGTCGACGCCTGTCGGGGGGTGATGGACCGCTTTGGGTTGCCGCGCGGCCTGATCACCTATGACTCCATCGCCAACCAGGCGGCCCGCGCCGCCGGTTTGCCGCGGCACCTGCGGCTGGTGCGGCCGCGCACGCTCGCCTATGTCGCCGTCCTCTTGGCGGTGGCGGCGGTGATGGCGGCGGCCCTGACCACCCGCGCCCGCGTCGACGTCAGCGTCCTGCACGACCGCGCGCCGTTGTTCGTGCGCCTGTCGGACGGCGCCGTCAGCAACGGCTTCACCTACAAGATCCTCAACATGGAGCGCCAGCCCAAGACCTTCAGGCTGGAACTTGCCGGCGTCGCGGGCGCCCGCCTGAAGGTGGTCGGCGTCGCCGCCGACTGGGTCGAGGCGGTCGATCTGCCGGTGGCGGGCGACGACATCGGCACCTTCCGGGTGCTGGTGCGCGTCGAGCCCGACCGGCTGCACGGCCGCTCCACCGGCATGGTCTTCCGGCTGAAGGACCAGATCACCGGGCAGACGCACAACCACGAGGTCGCCTTTTCGGGGCCGGGAGCCGCGTCGTCGACGGCGGCGGGAGTTCCGTGA
- a CDS encoding FixH family protein — protein sequence MARARADGWWYPWIFVAAMGVVVLVNGALVAFALESWTGLETVGHYEKGLAYNRDLAAAQAQAERGWRFAFALDGIAGTGDTRTGTLSATFADRDGTPLTDLEVRAVIRRPIAEGYDREVTLASAGHGRYGAPAVFPLPGQWEVRIHAYRGDTVFQESRRVSLP from the coding sequence ATGGCCAGGGCCCGCGCCGACGGCTGGTGGTATCCCTGGATCTTCGTTGCCGCCATGGGCGTGGTGGTGCTGGTCAATGGCGCCCTGGTCGCCTTCGCCCTGGAGAGCTGGACCGGCCTGGAAACCGTAGGCCATTACGAAAAGGGCCTGGCCTACAACCGCGACCTGGCGGCCGCCCAGGCCCAGGCCGAGCGCGGTTGGCGATTCGCCTTCGCGCTCGACGGCATCGCCGGCACCGGCGACACCCGCACGGGCACGCTGTCGGCCACCTTTGCCGATCGCGACGGCACCCCGCTGACCGATCTCGAGGTACGGGCCGTCATCCGCCGGCCGATCGCCGAGGGATACGATCGGGAGGTGACGCTCGCCTCCGCCGGCCATGGCCGCTACGGCGCCCCCGCCGTCTTCCCCCTGCCCGGCCAGTGGGAGGTGCGCATCCACGCCTATCGGGGCGACACCGTCTTCCAGGAGAGCCGCCGGGTGAGCCTGCCATGA